A genomic window from Pirellulaceae bacterium includes:
- a CDS encoding SUMF1/EgtB/PvdO family nonheme iron enzyme yields the protein MAATDTYSLYNSEMSGTNGGISQNGSSGSFGYTVNSNRGENPVVYVSFYDALRYTNWLHNGQGTGNTETGAYTITDEGITNNSISRNPGATWFLPSEDEWYKAAYYDPTLNSNAGGYFD from the coding sequence GTGGCGGCCACCGATACCTACAGCCTTTACAACTCAGAAATGTCGGGGACTAATGGTGGCATCAGCCAAAACGGATCGTCCGGTAGCTTTGGCTATACGGTCAATTCAAACCGTGGCGAGAACCCGGTGGTGTACGTTAGTTTCTATGACGCGTTGCGTTACACGAACTGGCTTCACAATGGGCAGGGGACGGGCAACACGGAAACCGGTGCTTACACGATCACGGACGAGGGAATTACGAACAACAGCATCAGTCGTAACCCCGGTGCGACTTGGTTTCTTCCCAGCGAAGATGAGTGGTACAAGGCGGCGTACTACGACCCCACGTTAAATTCTAATGCAGGCGGCTACTTTGACT
- a CDS encoding PSD1 and planctomycete cytochrome C domain-containing protein, which translates to MKAYVYSLNVMMPHHAFRLLLPFFICLLLPSIRLTAAESQDQNEIDFSRQILPILSDKCFVCHGPDAQEEDSLRLDSMEAATADRGGYQAINPKHPDESELLTRIHSSDDPMPPEDAEKRLTEEERSLLTRWIKQGGQYAKHWAFVPPTKQLPEAQQNDDGSTIIDAYISQQLAPINIDLAPEADRATLARRASLVLTGLPPTPDALEAYLNDSSDSAYETFVDHLLEKPSYGEHQARYWLDAVRYGDTHGLHLDNRRGIFPYRDWVVRSLNENLPLDEFITWQLAGDLLPNATLAQKLATGFVRMNPSTSEGGALPEEFQAKNNFDRTETVGTVLLGMTLTCARCHTHKYDPITQTEYYQLFAFFNNTAESSMDGNAYIYGPTVKAPKDQTAWQQWHQLNKQRDELLANFETTSKTDRSTEETQKWENATPTQRLQSITAEDGPRSDHPLRAQATELAKAIAAAESEFTTSLVAQDLPEGRATKLLKRGEYNLATGDPLVPDVPAIMGALPKDASRNRLGFAQWLTSRDHPLVARVLINRIWQRTFGDGLVRSPEDFGLQGQQPTHPELLDWLAVELQDSGWDLKHMLRLMVNSRTFRQQSNWRTDLDDPENRMFARGPSYRLDAEVLRDLALWASQLLDPHRGGEGVKPYQPGGMWLAMAHPASNTKKYQRDKGQRLYRRSLYVYWKRTSPHPMMTLFDAPDRESSCVRRSRTSTSLQSLGLLNETQRIEMGRKLAERLMKEADDDDSRINLLFLLLASRSPDSTEQTACQNLLGQMRKRYQDSEADALELLTIGDANRDESLKPAELAAWTQLAVTVLASDAAILLY; encoded by the coding sequence ATGAAAGCCTACGTATACAGTCTGAACGTGATGATGCCCCATCACGCGTTCCGACTGCTTCTGCCGTTTTTCATTTGCTTGCTGCTACCCTCAATCCGACTCACCGCCGCAGAGTCACAAGATCAAAATGAGATCGATTTTTCTCGTCAGATCCTGCCAATTCTGTCTGACAAGTGCTTTGTCTGTCACGGCCCTGATGCCCAGGAAGAAGACAGTTTACGTTTGGATTCCATGGAAGCAGCCACCGCCGATCGGGGTGGGTACCAAGCGATCAATCCCAAGCATCCGGATGAAAGTGAACTGCTAACCCGAATCCATTCTTCGGATGACCCGATGCCACCCGAAGATGCCGAAAAGCGGTTAACAGAGGAAGAGCGCAGCCTACTGACCCGCTGGATTAAACAGGGTGGACAGTACGCAAAACACTGGGCGTTTGTTCCGCCCACCAAGCAACTGCCAGAGGCGCAGCAGAACGATGATGGCAGCACGATCATTGATGCCTACATTTCTCAGCAATTGGCACCCATAAACATTGACTTGGCCCCGGAAGCAGATCGCGCCACCTTAGCGCGACGCGCGTCCCTTGTCTTGACCGGGTTACCCCCCACTCCCGATGCATTAGAAGCTTACCTGAATGACTCCAGCGATAGCGCTTACGAAACGTTCGTCGACCATCTGCTCGAAAAACCCAGCTACGGAGAACACCAGGCCAGGTATTGGCTGGATGCCGTCCGCTATGGCGACACCCACGGCTTGCACTTAGACAATCGACGAGGCATTTTCCCATATCGAGATTGGGTGGTTCGTTCACTCAACGAAAATCTCCCCTTGGACGAGTTCATCACTTGGCAATTGGCGGGCGACTTGCTGCCCAATGCAACATTGGCACAAAAATTGGCAACGGGCTTTGTCCGGATGAACCCAAGCACCTCCGAGGGTGGCGCGCTACCGGAAGAGTTCCAGGCCAAAAACAATTTCGACCGTACGGAAACAGTTGGTACCGTGTTGCTGGGTATGACCCTAACTTGTGCCCGATGTCACACGCACAAATACGACCCAATCACCCAAACCGAATACTATCAACTTTTCGCGTTTTTCAACAACACAGCCGAGTCATCGATGGACGGCAATGCCTACATCTATGGCCCCACGGTGAAAGCGCCCAAAGATCAAACAGCTTGGCAACAATGGCATCAATTAAACAAGCAGCGTGATGAGTTACTTGCCAACTTTGAAACCACATCCAAGACAGATCGATCGACAGAAGAAACCCAAAAGTGGGAAAACGCCACTCCAACCCAACGACTCCAGTCGATCACCGCCGAAGATGGCCCCCGCTCCGACCACCCGCTCAGGGCCCAGGCGACAGAATTAGCGAAGGCGATCGCGGCGGCTGAATCAGAGTTCACCACGAGCTTGGTGGCACAGGACCTTCCCGAAGGTCGAGCGACGAAACTTCTGAAACGTGGCGAGTACAATCTGGCGACAGGGGATCCGCTCGTCCCCGATGTGCCCGCCATCATGGGGGCACTCCCCAAAGATGCTTCACGCAACCGTTTGGGATTCGCCCAATGGCTCACTTCGCGAGATCACCCGCTGGTCGCAAGAGTTCTGATCAATCGAATTTGGCAACGCACCTTCGGCGACGGTTTAGTTCGATCCCCCGAAGACTTTGGTCTCCAGGGGCAACAGCCGACTCACCCAGAATTGCTCGATTGGCTGGCCGTCGAATTGCAGGACAGTGGCTGGGATTTAAAACACATGCTGCGTTTAATGGTCAACAGTCGGACCTTCCGACAACAATCGAATTGGCGCACCGATCTGGATGACCCGGAAAACCGAATGTTTGCACGCGGCCCGAGCTACCGGCTTGATGCAGAAGTCTTGCGAGATTTGGCACTCTGGGCCAGTCAATTGCTTGACCCACATCGGGGCGGCGAGGGCGTCAAACCTTACCAACCCGGCGGCATGTGGCTGGCGATGGCTCACCCCGCCAGTAACACCAAAAAGTACCAGCGAGACAAAGGTCAACGTTTATATCGCCGCAGTCTCTATGTTTACTGGAAACGCACCAGCCCACATCCAATGATGACACTTTTCGACGCACCTGACCGCGAATCAAGCTGCGTGCGTCGCTCCCGAACCAGCACCTCGCTCCAGTCCCTCGGCTTGCTCAACGAAACCCAGCGAATCGAAATGGGTAGAAAACTAGCCGAACGCCTCATGAAAGAAGCCGATGACGATGATTCTCGCATCAACCTACTTTTCCTTTTATTGGCAAGTCGCTCTCCAGACTCGACCGAACAAACAGCTTGTCAAAATCTGCTCGGTCAGATGCGAAAACGATATCAAGATTCCGAAGCAGATGCTCTGGAACTGTTAACCATTGGCGATGCAAATCGTGACGAATCCTTGAAGCCCGCCGAACTGGCGGCTTGGACCCAACTCGCAGTGACCGTCCTTGCGAGTGATGCCGCGATCTTGCTCTATTAA